Part of the Gemmatimonadota bacterium genome, TCTATGGATGAATCAATGTCAAATGATACTCGGAAGGTAGGGGAAGAAGCCGGGCAGATACCCGATCCTGTAGTGCACAACGTGGACAGAGTTATGGATGACCTGTATTTCAAGGACGGGAGTATCAGGGAACGCTTGCAGAGCATAGAGGAAACGCTAAAGCATATGCCCACTAAAGCCTATATACTTGGCGTCATCCTGACCGTGGGAGTTCCCGCAATAATCGGCATCGTGGCAATCATAGTGCGATTGTTTACGCATACGTCGCCGTCATGATCGCATCCCAACGGCCAAGGCTCAGGTATGATCAAGACAGCACAATATGGTGAAATCAACAGCGATATGGAGACCATACTGCCAATCGCCGCTTGGGTAAAAGTTAATCGGTGCCGAGNNNNNNNNNNCGCACCGATTGAAGTGGTTATGAACCATATCTTGGCGTTTGAAATGTCGGTTTTTGTCGCGTGGTGTTTGAGTTCGGATTCCAACGATGCGATTCTCTCCCCAATGACAATGAGTTGGTCCATCAGCCACTGATCGTAACCGCCTTGAGGTTTCTGGTTTGAGTGGTCTGCCTTGGCAACTCTGTCAGTGTATTCAGTCATTTCATCCCTGATCCATTTCCCCAGATTCACCCGGTCCAAAGCCTGAGTAACGGAGAACAGGGCATATGACCTCACGCCCGGTTCTCGTCATTGAATCCTATGTCGTATTAGTCGCGGCCGAGAACGATTTCTCGCACCGGTCGCGCATTTTGTTTTAAACGCAACGATGGACCGCGCGCCGCAGGATGATGCGAGCGATAGCTGCGTACTATGAGTGGTTTTCGGGTGGTGTGGACTTAGTCGGGTCGCAATGCAGATACATGGACCCTGAGGACCGGAATATCCGGTACATCGCGAGGACGTTCAGGTCTGCCGGAAGAGCGGATGAGTAACTACGGAGTGCTTCAGGCTCTTTTCCCCGGGGACAGGCCCAGGCCTTCCCATACTCTTCCCAGGCCTTCCCATACCCGGTCGAACCTCAGCGACGCTTCCGTTTCGCCCCGGCAACTGTACCAGCACCGGTTGCAGTCGATCTTGCGGGAAACCGGTTTGTAGTCGGCGTATCCGGACTGTACGGGCAGTTCCGCGCAGGGCTTTACGTCGCCGTCGGGGGTCAGCTGCACCAGCCACTTGCCCGCCGCCGTGCAGGTCCGTGGGAGGGAATTCTGGAAATAGGCGGGGATGCGGCGCAGGTACCAGTCGGAATTGACGATGTTGCCCAGACGGGACTTCTGGTAGATCAGATCCTCGATCACGGATTCCAGCCGTTCGGCGTGACCGGTATCCACCAGGTGGGTTTCGTTCCCGTTCTTGAAGTCGCTGTAGCAGCTGTAGGAGACCTTAGCGCCCATGGTTCGCGCCAGATGCGCTATGGGGACGACGTGGTCCAGGTTGTCGCGCATGATTACGGTGTTGAAGATCACGTTGATTCCCCGGGCCGTCAACTGGGGCACGAGCGTGGAGATATGCTCGTACAGGCCCGCGATCCCCCGTTCCTCGTCATGTTCGCGGCCGATGTAGTTCAACGAAATCGAGATGTGGTCCATGCCGGCTTCCCACAGCGCCATGGCTTTTTCCACGGTCAGGAGAGATCCGTGGGTGACCATGCCGATATAGATGAAACCCAGGGACTCCTTGATGCGCCTGACCGCCTCGGGCAACTGCTTGTTGATCGTCGGTTCCCCGCCAGTCAGCGTGACCGTCAAGGGGTTCAACTTCCTGAGCGCGTCCACGTAATCGTAGTCGCCCAGCTTGCCCGAACGCTTCGTTTTCCAGTAGTCACAGAAATCGCAGGTGGCGTTGCAGAGGTACGTCACCTCCATGTTCACCGCCATCGGTCCGCCCTTCAGCCGCACCCAGAGGTACTTGAGCACGGAACGAAGCTTCCTGACGGGGGACATGGGACGCAACAAGGCCCGGTCGTACCCGAGATAGCCGGCATCCGGCTGCAATACGGGCGGCGCGGGAGGCGGCGGATAGCTTTCCACCGTCGGAGCGACCTGGATCTGTTCGGACATGGACTGCTACTCCTTCATCGCCGCATTCAGGCGGCGGCGACGAAACAGGTGCTATGCCGTACCTCAGGCGGCGGCGACGAAATCGGTACCGTCTATCTCGCCTTCGACCGAATGCCCCGTGAGACTCAACATGGAGGGAAACAGGTCCACGGTGCGTACGTAGTCTGCCGAAATCTGCGCATTCATGAACAACGGGACGTGCATGTGTTCGCGATGGAGCGAACCATGGGACGCCCTGTGTTCGGGATGCTCGTGCCGGATCCTCAGATCGTATCCCTTTCGGGCGCTGACGATCACGTCACCCGACCGGGCCGACCCAATGACCTTCAGGAGTTGGTATGGCGCGTCCGGATAGTCCGTGTCGAACGTGGCGGAAAGCGCCTCTTCCTGGGACATCTCTACCGGCATGTCGTCGTAGCCGAAGGGATCCTCACCCTCGCGCACCCGGTAGGACAGGCCGTTCCGCGTCTCCCGGATCTCGGCCATTCCCCGGCGTCCCCATACGACAACCCCCTGGTCGTGGGTTCTGACCGCCAGTCGTGGGTTCTGACCGCCACCAGGTCGATCGCTTCCTGTGAGAGCAGGGCTTCGACCAGGTCCGTATCCCCCATGGAACGGATCTCGTCACAGGAAGGCCGCTCCGCCCACGTATCGCCCTTCTTGAGGTAGATATGGGCCATTCCATTGCCGGACACCATCGAGGCCGCGTTGCATCCTTTACGCAGGATCTTCGGATAATACAGCGTGTTGAACCCCAGTTCGTCCAGAAACGACCAGAGTTCGAAGTGCGTGTGGGTGGTGGTCAGGCCATGGTCGCTGGAGACCACGAACAGCGTGTCGTCCAGCCTGCCTTTACGGCTGAGCCGTTCCGCCAGTCTGCCGAGCCCCCGGTCGAACGCGCGGTACGCATCCAGGGTCTCGTCCGAAAAAGGATCGGTGTAATGCGAATACTCGTCCACCGCGGGGAACACGACCGACAGGAAATCCGCCTCCCGGTCGATCGCACGGTCCACGTAACGCCACGCCGCGTCGTCCACGGCCTGCCAGCGGCCGGAGTAATGGGCATAGAGCCAGTACCAGTTCTTGACCAGCAGCGTCTGGTTCGCGAAAACATCCAGGCCTCGGTTCAGAAAACTGAAGACTCCGGCGGGCTGTTCGAAGTATTCGAATATGGTGCGGATATCCTCCCTGAGGTCCCTGTCCATATACAACCCGCCCGGGCCCACGTAACTGCGCGACTGGTTGAAATGGGTGAACCCATGGGACCTGGACCGGTCAAACCAGCGAATGCCGGGAAGATTGGATGAACCGGGCGTACAACCCGTAAGAAAGGGGACATGGGCCGGGCCGGTCGTGGACGGGAAGGAAGTCACCGTCTTCCGGTAGTCTCCCCGGTCGAGCACGAATCGCCGCAGGTTCGGAAACTCGCCCGCCTCGATGAAATCTTCCATCACATCCGCGCGGGCGCCGTCGACCAGGAAGAAGACACACCGCTTGAACGGCGTTCTCGCCATGCTGTCTCCTAAAAACTTAGGACATGGTCTTATGAAAAACGATCGAATCCTGCTATACAGGCTGCAGAATATACATGGTTTCTCATTCAGTTTCAAGGGTTTTCGCACGGAGGGTGCTGAGGAGTTCCTCGTAAGAGGACTGCCTGATCTTCTTGTAAAAGGCGTCCCGGTTGGCCAGCGCCACGCTCGCCCCGTCTATCACCATGTCATAGATGAGCCACTCTCCCTGCTTAAGCTCCATCTTGTAGTCGACGAGCGTTTTGGTGCCCTTGTACCATACCGTGGTTCTCACCAGCGACCGGCTGCCCCGCGTTTCCTCTCCGTCATACGTCGTATTGTCCGATCGCTTGCGCAGCTTCTCGAGCGCCCTGTTCTCCGTCCATAGACGCAGGACCGAAACGAATTCTTCCCGCTCGGCCGCGGTCCGCTCCCGCCAGTACCTGCCGAGGGAAATCCGGCTGTGCCGTTCGAAATCGAAACCCGAGACGACGGACTGGCGCACCAGGCTGTCCCGGACGGCTTCGGTCGTCGACCCGTCCACGGCGCGTAACGCGGCATCCCGTCGCTTCAGTGTCTCGACAGGCGAGGATACCTGCGCGTAACTCCCGAAAGCCGGCAAAGACACCGCCGCCCAGGCGGCCAGGCAGGCTATCCGGCGAATCTCACGGCGTAGCAAGTGCATGTCTTCCCTCCATCCATCCGCCCGGGTCAGGACCCGCGGCGATGAACCACGAAGTCGTCGTAATCCCCCTGCGAATCCGTCCCCGTCGCGTTGCCATCCGTCAGAATACCGATCCCCACGGCTTTACGGGGCGGTTTCTTCCCGAAGATCCGGACATAATCCGCATGCACGTCGACCGACTCCTCTACCCAGCGGCCGAGCTTCTCCTCCCCGCTTTCGAGCACGATCACGTGGGGACGGCCGATGCCGTCGCGCCGGTGGTACGTGCCCACCGGCAGTGTGGTGCTCCAGACGTACTTCAGGGTCTTGGGCACGCCGACGAAAT contains:
- a CDS encoding alkaline phosphatase family protein is translated as MARTPFKRCVFFLVDGARADVMEDFIEAGEFPNLRRFVLDRGDYRKTVTSFPSTTGPAHVPFLTGCTPGSSNLPGIRWFDRSRSHGFTHFNQSRSYVGPGGLYMDRDLREDIRTIFEYFEQPAGVFSFLNRGLDVFANQTLLVKNWYWLYAHYSGRWQAVDDAAWRYVDRAIDREADFLSVVFPAVDEYSHYTDPFSDETLDAYRAFDRGLGRLAERLSRKGRLDDTLFVVSSDHGLTTTHTHFELWSFLDELGFNTLYYPKILRKGCNAASMVSGNGMAHIYLKKGDTWAERPSCDEIRSMGDTDLVEALLSQEAIDLVAVRTHDWRSEPTTRGLSYGDAGEWPRSGRRGTACPTGCARVRIPSATTTCR
- a CDS encoding ABC transporter substrate-binding protein, whose amino-acid sequence is MHLLRREIRRIACLAAWAAVSLPAFGSYAQVSSPVETLKRRDAALRAVDGSTTEAVRDSLVRQSVVSGFDFERHSRISLGRYWRERTAAEREEFVSVLRLWTENRALEKLRKRSDNTTYDGEETRGSRSLVRTTVWYKGTKTLVDYKMELKQGEWLIYDMVIDGASVALANRDAFYKKIRQSSYEELLSTLRAKTLETE
- a CDS encoding radical SAM protein, with protein sequence MSEQIQVAPTVESYPPPPAPPVLQPDAGYLGYDRALLRPMSPVRKLRSVLKYLWVRLKGGPMAVNMEVTYLCNATCDFCDYWKTKRSGKLGDYDYVDALRKLNPLTVTLTGGEPTINKQLPEAVRRIKESLGFIYIGMVTHGSLLTVEKAMALWEAGMDHISISLNYIGREHDEERGIAGLYEHISTLVPQLTARGINVIFNTVIMRDNLDHVVPIAHLARTMGAKVSYSCYSDFKNGNETHLVDTGHAERLESVIEDLIYQKSRLGNIVNSDWYLRRIPAYFQNSLPRTCTAAGKWLVQLTPDGDVKPCAELPVQSGYADYKPVSRKIDCNRCWYSCRGETEASLRFDRVWEGLGRVWEGLGLSPGKRA